A part of Pseudomonas lutea genomic DNA contains:
- the argE gene encoding acetylornithine deacetylase → MPLPSLKDQFAALIAAPSVSCTQPALDLSNRAVIDLLAGWLGDLGFACDIQQVSPGKFNLVATFGTGPGGLVLAGHSDTVPYDDALWKTDPLKLTEVDGNWVGLGSCDMKGFFALAIEALRPLLDQPFKQPLIILATCDEESSMAGAKALAAAGGVLGRAAVIGEPTRLKPVRLHKGVMMERIEILGRSGHSSDPSLGRSALEAMYDAIGELKGLRRQWQEQYRNPQFSVPQPTLNFGCIHGGDNPNRICGQCSLEFDLRPLPGMDPDVLRDAIRQKLHPVAELHQVQIDYAPLFSEVSPFEESADAELVRIAERLTGHTAEAVAFGTEAPYLQRLGCETIVLGPGDIACAHQPGEYLEMSRLQPTVRLLRQLIEHYCLTPA, encoded by the coding sequence GCCGTCCCTGAAAGACCAGTTCGCCGCCCTGATCGCCGCTCCGTCCGTAAGCTGCACGCAGCCGGCGCTCGACCTGTCCAATCGCGCCGTTATTGATTTGCTGGCAGGGTGGCTGGGTGATCTTGGCTTTGCCTGTGACATCCAGCAGGTAAGCCCCGGCAAGTTCAATCTGGTCGCGACGTTTGGCACCGGCCCCGGCGGGTTGGTGCTGGCCGGGCACAGCGATACGGTCCCCTACGACGATGCGTTGTGGAAAACCGATCCGCTGAAGCTGACCGAGGTCGACGGCAACTGGGTAGGACTGGGCAGCTGCGACATGAAAGGGTTCTTCGCGCTGGCCATCGAGGCGTTGCGGCCTTTGCTCGACCAGCCGTTCAAACAACCGCTGATCATCCTCGCTACCTGCGATGAGGAAAGCTCGATGGCGGGCGCAAAGGCCTTGGCTGCCGCAGGTGGCGTGCTCGGGCGCGCGGCAGTCATTGGCGAGCCGACTCGTCTCAAGCCGGTTCGTCTGCACAAGGGCGTGATGATGGAGCGCATCGAAATTCTTGGCCGCAGCGGTCACTCTTCCGACCCAAGCCTGGGGCGCAGCGCGCTTGAAGCCATGTACGACGCCATTGGCGAGCTCAAAGGCCTGCGTCGCCAGTGGCAGGAGCAATACCGCAATCCGCAGTTCAGCGTGCCGCAACCGACCCTGAACTTCGGCTGCATCCATGGAGGCGACAACCCAAACCGGATCTGCGGGCAGTGCTCGCTGGAGTTCGACCTGCGCCCGCTGCCGGGCATGGACCCCGACGTGCTGCGCGACGCCATCAGGCAGAAACTGCACCCCGTTGCCGAACTGCATCAGGTACAGATCGATTACGCGCCGCTGTTCTCGGAAGTGTCCCCGTTTGAAGAAAGTGCCGATGCGGAACTGGTGCGAATCGCCGAGCGTCTGACCGGTCATACGGCCGAAGCAGTGGCATTTGGCACCGAAGCGCCTTATCTTCAGCGCCTTGGTTGCGAAACCATCGTGCTGGGTCCAGGTGACATTGCCTGCGCGCACCAGCCAGGTGAGTATCTTGAAATGTCACGTTTGCAGCCTACAGTGCGTCTGTTACGTCAGTTGATCGAACACTATTGTCTGACGCCTGCGTGA